A portion of the Kineococcus endophyticus genome contains these proteins:
- a CDS encoding alcohol dehydrogenase catalytic domain-containing protein, producing the protein MTGTMQAVVVHGPEDYRLEQIPVPEAGPGEALLKVEAVGICASDLKCYHGAAKFWGDENRPAWAETDTVPGHEFTGRIVEIDEEASRRWGVQVGDRVVAEQIVPCWECRYCNRGDYHMCQPHDMFGFKRRTPGAMAEYLVLPKEALVHKAPESIPPWQVAYAEPLSCALHAVERAGIRFDDTVVVAGCGPIGLGMIAGAAAKFPQRIIALDALPQKLELARKCGADVTLNITEVDVVEEVKKLTGGYGADVYIEGTGHPSAVAQGLNLLRKLGTFVEYSVFKDPVTVDWSIISDDKELNVLGAHLGQDTWPAALRLIESGRLPLDEICSHQLPLSEFQKGLDLVADSANSVKVSLIPGTAA; encoded by the coding sequence ATGACGGGCACGATGCAGGCGGTCGTGGTGCACGGCCCAGAGGACTACCGGCTCGAGCAGATCCCGGTGCCGGAGGCCGGCCCCGGTGAGGCGCTGTTGAAGGTCGAGGCGGTGGGGATCTGCGCGAGCGACCTGAAGTGCTACCACGGGGCGGCGAAGTTCTGGGGGGACGAGAACCGGCCGGCGTGGGCGGAGACGGACACGGTCCCGGGCCACGAGTTCACGGGGCGGATCGTCGAGATCGACGAGGAGGCCTCGCGGCGCTGGGGTGTGCAGGTCGGTGACCGGGTGGTCGCGGAGCAGATCGTGCCGTGCTGGGAGTGCCGGTACTGCAACCGTGGTGATTACCACATGTGTCAGCCGCACGACATGTTCGGTTTCAAGCGGCGGACGCCGGGGGCGATGGCGGAGTACCTGGTGCTGCCGAAGGAGGCGTTGGTCCACAAGGCGCCGGAGTCGATTCCGCCGTGGCAGGTGGCGTACGCCGAGCCGTTGTCGTGTGCGTTGCACGCGGTGGAGCGGGCGGGCATCCGGTTCGACGACACGGTGGTGGTCGCCGGGTGCGGGCCGATCGGGTTGGGGATGATCGCGGGGGCGGCGGCGAAGTTCCCGCAGCGGATCATCGCGTTGGACGCGTTGCCGCAGAAGTTGGAGCTGGCCAGGAAGTGCGGCGCTGACGTCACGTTGAACATCACCGAGGTCGACGTGGTGGAGGAGGTCAAGAAGCTCACGGGTGGTTACGGCGCGGACGTGTACATCGAGGGGACGGGGCATCCGTCGGCGGTGGCGCAGGGGTTGAACCTGTTGCGGAAGCTGGGGACGTTCGTGGAGTACTCGGTGTTCAAGGATCCGGTGACGGTGGACTGGTCGATCATCTCCGACGACAAGGAGTTGAACGTGCTGGGTGCGCACCTGGGGCAGGACACGTGGCCGGCGGCGTTGAGGTTGATCGAGTCGGGTCGTCTGCCGTTGGACGAGATCTGCTCGCACCAGTTGCCGTTGTCGGAGTTCCAGAAGGGTCTGGACCTGGTGGCGGACTCGGCGAACTCCGTGAAGGTCTCCCTCATCCCCGGGACGGCGGCGTGA